ACATGACCATCGAAAGAGATGAAcataaaaggggaggaagaactATACAAAGGAGATCCCGCCCCCTCTTCCGTCAGTCGTTCCGAGTTGTGTTGTTTTCTCTGTTTGACACCATCACCAAAGAGAAGATCTACTTTACCCAACGAATTAGCCATTATAAAGTAACTTTCTGTATTTATCCTGTGTAGCATGTATCCCTTCACCAACCTGTTACATGCCTTGACCCAGAAAGGATGCCCTCTAAAGTATTCTATCTTCGATAAAATGTTCATGCAATAAGAGAGGTCGCGTCCAAACATTTTATTCAgctttatattatttattgcTCCTTCGAATTGTTTGAGAATAAGATCTGAGGGATGTCTTCCATCATGACGTTGCCACTTCTTTCCCTCGGGGGGGTTGTCTCCCCCTCCTTTGGACCCCCTCTCCTTCAGCTCCCCATTCAGCTTGTTAAAGATTCGGCTGATGCTCGAGGAATACTCCCCTGTGTTGCTGAGCATTCTTCGGCTACCCCTCCAGGGGATCACTCTCCGCGGGGGCCACAtcggagggggggaaaatggCAAACTGGCAAACTGGCAAAGTAGCAAACTGGCAAACTGGCAAACTGGCAAAGTAGCAAACTGGCAAACTGGCAAACTGGCAAACTGGCAAAGTAGCAAACTGGCAAACTGGCAAACTGGCAAAGCGGCGAGGAGGGATGTGACCCACACAGGAAAGGTCAGTTCCCTTTCGACACTTCGCCGCTTTGCCACTTTACCTCCTCACGGACCTATCTATCATCCATTTTTGTTCGTCACCCCCCCTCCCTGGTCCATCCCACAccgaagagggggaaaaaaggaatacacaaaaaaatgcaaaataatAGCACAGAGGACGAAAAATATGTTGACACCTTAAAAATTGGAACGGATACTACACGACTAGGTGCCCAAACAGTGGGCATTCCATCCCAGTCCTTACAAATTGACGATAATTTTTTAGGCAATCCTTCTCCCTTTCACCTCCCCTCATGTTCGCAACAGCCCACCTGCACATGTGCTATACTGCCCTTATGTTATTCCCCACCCGGTCCATGCACCCTTGGGAACCGCCTCCCAACCATGTGCATCTCGCTCCCGGGCGGCCttacaatatttttaattttcctccaaGGATCTGCCAAACAAAagggcggaaaaaaaaaaaaaaaaaatatgactcgttcagaaaaaaaaaaaaaaaaaaaaaaaaaaaaaaaaaaaaaattcaaaaggtTAAGGTTATGCGGTAAAATAGCAACGTACACCTGAGCAAGCAGATGACCAGGAAGGTGAAGTGGAGCGAAAGCCGAACCAAAGCCGATGCCCAGTGATCACCGTATCGAGCAATTCTGCTATTACTAACCCATCCCATGTTCCCTTTAAGGAGTCACTAAAAGGGtagcgaaaaataaaatataaagggAGAGAGATtctccccctctttttttttttttttttttttgcccattCTTCACTCGTCCTCCTTCAAATTCGAACATTCCTGGTGTACCATTCTCTTCACCACTACGTTAACGCGTGACTGTTCCAGGTAAGTGTTcaaattcttcttctcccccccacacacaccgCATGCGCACGCACAAATTATAGCATGCATAACGCTAAACACCACCACCCCATTGAATGCACACGCCCTAATTACGATTCTTCTCTCAACGCCACTTGTTCAGGTTATTCACACCTCACCGTATTCTTGATCATCCGTCCAACATTAACAACCGAAGGAATCCTCGAAGATAATTCCCATGGAAGACAGTGCAGCGAAGATCATCGGTTGCCATGACAGTCTGTTGACCGACCCCAGGATCGCGCAGGATTTTAGCGCAGAGACGGACGACCTATTGACCGAGGCGGAGAACCTCTTCAAGGTAAGGAAGCATAAGAAGTAGGGTACTGTGCGACAAGGCCATCACCACCACCTTAACCCTGCCTTACATCGTTACCGCTTCAATCCGATGTTACAGCGTTACCACTTCAATCCGATGTTACCTCGCTACCTTCCCCTTCACAGATTGGCGATGGAGAGTTGGCCATGGAAAAGCTCATCGCCATGGAGAAAAAGTGCAGACAGGCATATGACGGAAGCTCAACAAGCAAAATTGTACAATTCATCCTGAACAAGTATAAGCTAGCGGGAGATTACAAAAAGATCAATGAGTATTTAGTGTTctttaataaaaagagaGGACAATTGAAAAAAACCATCATCGACATGATCAATCTCTGTAAGTTATGGATCCCCCAAGTGGAGAGTAAAGAGGATAAATTGAATTTAATTAACACCCTATGCACAATTAGCGAGGGTAAAATTTTTGTGGAGGTAGAAAGGTCAGAAATTGTAAGGGTACTTTCCAAGATAAAGGAGGACGATGGAAACATAGAAGAAGCAGCCAATATCCTACAGGAGGTACAAGTGGAAACATTTATATCGATGGATAAAAGGAACAAGACAGAATACATCCTGGAACAAATGAGGTTGGTGTTGCTAAGGAAAGATTTTATCCGGTGCCATGTAATCAGTCGTAAGATAAACCCCGCCCTGTTAAAAGCTCCCGAATTTGCAGATCTAAAATTAAAGTACTTTATGTACATGATAGAGTACCATATTAATGAGGAGGCCTACTGTGAGGTAGCCAAATGTTACGAGGAACGATTCAACACAGAGCATGTTTTGGCAGATCCAAATCTCTGGGTAGAAGAGTTAAAATGCTACATTATCTTTTTAGCTCTCTCGCCATTCGAAGATCAGCAGACAAAATTACCTAATCTACtaaaaacggagaaaaaaaaattaaaagaaataccAGTCTTCCAAAATATCGTCGAGGATTTTATCAACATGGATTTGATCCAGTGGCCCCTTCCTTACCAAGACGAACTTCTcaacttttacattttcaatgACAGCAAATTTGTTGGTGGACAAAACAGATGGAATCTCTTTAAGAAGAAGGTTATGCACCACAACATCCACGTTATATCCAACTGCTACTGCCAGATATCACTCCTTCGCCTGTCTCAACTCCTGAACGCATCTGTGGACGATTCGGAAAGCTTCCTGTCCGAATTGGTCTCCAACAAAATATTGAATGCCAAGATAGACAGACTGCACGGAATCATCAAGTTCGGTCAGAAGAAAACCCCCGAAGTGTTGCTCAACAATTGGTCATCCCAGATTCATCAAATTCTTAACCTCCTGGAGGAGTCTTCCCATCTCATACAGAAGGAACGCATGCTCCACGAGGCCAAGCTTAAACGTATGCAATTGGAGAGTAAAAATATGTCTCTCTAGGGGGGGAGGCTCTCTACCCCCTTTACCATTTATATGGTCAGGTGATTAATTTCTACAGTTCCTCCTACTGCTGTAAACATTGTGCCAAACCCTGCACCTCCAGGTAAACATATGTACCCCTCCGCCCTCCCGGGTGTCATCCATTAAGCGAATTGCATACTTTAAACCGCTTCACCTTTCAAAATAAATTGGGCGCATAATGGGAAGGTTCCTTTCCCGAAGTTgctacattctttttttcttttcttttcttttcttttttttttttttttttttttttttttttttttttttttttacgtgccATTGCAACTTTGCGTGGGGACATTAACCCTCCTTCCTGATTTTGGCACTTCTCACACTTCTGCGAGTTATTTTGTTCCGTATTGCCAAGCGGTGGTAGGAGAAGCGTCGTTCGTTCGGCTATTTCATGGGACACCAGTTTTGCTACGTTCATTTTGTTACTTCCGTAAGGTGTAATATAAGGATGCTTTCCAACCGGTTCGGGAGAAGGTTCAATCGAGCGGACCACATTCATCTCGTCCGCACATCGGCaatgaaatgataaaaaaaaaaaaaaaaaaaaaaaagtgggctTTCAAGTCGTTTTCCCTCAGTTCTACTTCTTTCCTCTGAGGTGATccacctcccccccttttgggGATTTCTTTTACCCACTGTGCTAAGCGAAGAGAGGGAAGGGGGGAGGAGCAGCGGCACACCGTTACAAGGGTTAAAATTCCCAATGGAGTAAGTTCCGAGGTGAGGCTTTCCTCAGTAGAGAAGGGGATGCCACGGAGAAAACATAAACAGGGTTCATGACACCATCACC
Above is a window of Plasmodium knowlesi strain H genome assembly, chromosome: 6 DNA encoding:
- a CDS encoding 26S proteasome regulatory subunit p55, putative; the encoded protein is MEDSAAKIIGCHDSLLTDPRIAQDFSAETDDLLTEAENLFKIGDGELAMEKLIAMEKKCRQAYDGSSTSKIVQFILNKYKLAGDYKKINEYLVFFNKKRGQLKKTIIDMINLCKLWIPQVESKEDKLNLINTLCTISEGKIFVEVERSEIVRVLSKIKEDDGNIEEAANILQEVQVETFISMDKRNKTEYILEQMRLVLLRKDFIRCHVISRKINPALLKAPEFADLKLKYFMYMIEYHINEEAYCEVAKCYEERFNTEHVLADPNLWVEELKCYIIFLALSPFEDQQTKLPNLLKTEKKKLKEIPVFQNIVEDFINMDLIQWPLPYQDELLNFYIFNDSKFVGGQNRWNLFKKKVMHHNIHVISNCYCQISLLRLSQLLNASVDDSESFLSELVSNKILNAKIDRLHGIIKFGQKKTPEVLLNNWSSQIHQILNLLEESSHLIQKERMLHEAKLKRMQLESKNMSL